A single region of the Sciurus carolinensis chromosome 14, mSciCar1.2, whole genome shotgun sequence genome encodes:
- the Lhx3 gene encoding LIM/homeobox protein Lhx3 isoform X1 — MEARGELDPARESAGGDLLLALLARRADLRREIPLCAGCDQHILDRFILKALDRHWHSKCLKCSDCHTPLAERCFSRGDSVYCKDDFFKRFGTKCAACQLGIPPTQVVRRAQDFVYHLHCFSCVVCKRQLATGDEFYLMEDSRLVCKADYETAKQREAEATAKRPRTTITAKQLETLKSAYNTSPKPARHVREQLSSETGLDMRVVQVWFQNRRAKEKRLKKDAGRQRWGQYFRNMKRSRGSSKSDKDSIQEGQDSDAEVSFTDEPSMADMGPANGLYSSLGEPAPALGRPSGALGSFALEHGGLAGPEQYRELRPSSPYGIPPSPAAPQSLPGPQPLLSSLVYPDTSLGLVPSGTPGGPPPMRALAGNGPSSDLSTGSSGGYPDFPASPASWLDEVDHAQF; from the exons AGATCCCCCTGTGTGCCGGCTGTGACCAGCACATCCTGGACCGCTTCATCCTGAAGGCTCTGGACCGACACTGGCACAGCAAGTGCCTCAAGTGCAGCGACTGCCACACTCCACTGGCCGAGCGCTGCTTCAGTCGGGGGGACAGCGTCTACTGCAAGGACGACTTTTTCAA GCGATTCGGGACCAAGTGTGCCGCGTGCCAGCTGGGCATCCCGCCCACACAGGTGGTGCGCCGCGCCCAGGACTTCGTATACCACCTGCACTGCTTCTCCTGTGTGGTGTGCAAGCGGCAGCTGGCCACAGGCGACGAATTCTACCTCATGGAAGACAGCCGGCTGGTGTGCAAGGCAGACTACGAGACCGCCAAGCAACGAG AGGCCGAGGCCACCGCCAAGCGGCCGCGCACAACCATCACCGCCAAGCAGCTGGAGACGCTGAAGAGCGCCTACAACACCTCGCCCAAGCCCGCGCGCCACGTGCGcgagcagctctcctccgagaccGGTCTGGACATGCGTGTCGTGCAG GTTTGGTTCCAGAATCGCCGGGCCAAGGAAAAGAGGCTGAAGAAGGACGCTGGCCGGCAGCGCTGGGGGCAATATTTCCGCAACATGAAGCGCTCCCGCGGCAGCTCCAAGTCGGACAAGGACAGCATCCAGGAGGGGCAGGACAGCGACGCCGAGGTCTCCTTCACCG ATGAGCCCTCCATGGCTGACATGGGCCCTGCCAATGGCCTGTACAGCAGCCTAGGAGAGCCTGCCCCAGCCTTGGGCCGGCCCTCGGGAGCCCTGGGCAGCTTTGCACTGGAGCACGGAGGCCTGGCCGGCCCGGAGCAGTACCGAGAGTTGCGCCCCAGCAGCCCCTATGGCATCCCCCCCTCCCCCGCTGCCCCGCAGAGCCTCCcaggcccccagcccctcctctccaGCTTGGTCTACCCAGATACCAGCTTGGGCCTGGTGCCCTCAGGGACCCCAGGAGGCCCTCCGCCCATGAGGGCGCTGGCGGGCAACGGACCCAGCTCTGACCTGTCCACGGGGAGCAGCGGGGGTTACCCTGATTTCCCTGCCAGTCCTGCCTCCTGGCTGGATGAGGTGGACCATGCCCAGTTCTGA
- the Lhx3 gene encoding LIM/homeobox protein Lhx3 isoform X2 translates to MLLEAELEGDRERPGVPAAAALCTFVGTQEIPLCAGCDQHILDRFILKALDRHWHSKCLKCSDCHTPLAERCFSRGDSVYCKDDFFKRFGTKCAACQLGIPPTQVVRRAQDFVYHLHCFSCVVCKRQLATGDEFYLMEDSRLVCKADYETAKQREAEATAKRPRTTITAKQLETLKSAYNTSPKPARHVREQLSSETGLDMRVVQVWFQNRRAKEKRLKKDAGRQRWGQYFRNMKRSRGSSKSDKDSIQEGQDSDAEVSFTDEPSMADMGPANGLYSSLGEPAPALGRPSGALGSFALEHGGLAGPEQYRELRPSSPYGIPPSPAAPQSLPGPQPLLSSLVYPDTSLGLVPSGTPGGPPPMRALAGNGPSSDLSTGSSGGYPDFPASPASWLDEVDHAQF, encoded by the exons AGATCCCCCTGTGTGCCGGCTGTGACCAGCACATCCTGGACCGCTTCATCCTGAAGGCTCTGGACCGACACTGGCACAGCAAGTGCCTCAAGTGCAGCGACTGCCACACTCCACTGGCCGAGCGCTGCTTCAGTCGGGGGGACAGCGTCTACTGCAAGGACGACTTTTTCAA GCGATTCGGGACCAAGTGTGCCGCGTGCCAGCTGGGCATCCCGCCCACACAGGTGGTGCGCCGCGCCCAGGACTTCGTATACCACCTGCACTGCTTCTCCTGTGTGGTGTGCAAGCGGCAGCTGGCCACAGGCGACGAATTCTACCTCATGGAAGACAGCCGGCTGGTGTGCAAGGCAGACTACGAGACCGCCAAGCAACGAG AGGCCGAGGCCACCGCCAAGCGGCCGCGCACAACCATCACCGCCAAGCAGCTGGAGACGCTGAAGAGCGCCTACAACACCTCGCCCAAGCCCGCGCGCCACGTGCGcgagcagctctcctccgagaccGGTCTGGACATGCGTGTCGTGCAG GTTTGGTTCCAGAATCGCCGGGCCAAGGAAAAGAGGCTGAAGAAGGACGCTGGCCGGCAGCGCTGGGGGCAATATTTCCGCAACATGAAGCGCTCCCGCGGCAGCTCCAAGTCGGACAAGGACAGCATCCAGGAGGGGCAGGACAGCGACGCCGAGGTCTCCTTCACCG ATGAGCCCTCCATGGCTGACATGGGCCCTGCCAATGGCCTGTACAGCAGCCTAGGAGAGCCTGCCCCAGCCTTGGGCCGGCCCTCGGGAGCCCTGGGCAGCTTTGCACTGGAGCACGGAGGCCTGGCCGGCCCGGAGCAGTACCGAGAGTTGCGCCCCAGCAGCCCCTATGGCATCCCCCCCTCCCCCGCTGCCCCGCAGAGCCTCCcaggcccccagcccctcctctccaGCTTGGTCTACCCAGATACCAGCTTGGGCCTGGTGCCCTCAGGGACCCCAGGAGGCCCTCCGCCCATGAGGGCGCTGGCGGGCAACGGACCCAGCTCTGACCTGTCCACGGGGAGCAGCGGGGGTTACCCTGATTTCCCTGCCAGTCCTGCCTCCTGGCTGGATGAGGTGGACCATGCCCAGTTCTGA